The stretch of DNA GACATTTCGAGGGCGAGAATAGTTGCAGAGGGAAGACTTCATGGGGAGAAACTCTGTGTCGCGAGAAATAGAAGTGTTGCAGTGATGACGGATAAAAAAATCGGTGAAGTTGTTAAGTTCAAGGTCACGAGCTCCAAAGATGGAATAATTGTTGCACAATCCATCAAAAGATGAGCACGCGCTTTCAATCCCACATTGGTCTGATTTCAACCATCGAACCAAACGTGTTTGAAGTCCCAGATTGGCTCGCTTTCAATCCCACTTTGGTCTTATTTCAACTTACTATACCGCTCTCACTCACACTTCCAGCTATACTACTTTCAATCCCACTTTGGTCTTATTTCAACTATGATGATGGTGCCACCAGCTCAACCACTGTTCCGGTGGTGGTGTACATGGCAGGAGATGCCAACGGAGATGGCGTCGTGAACATTCTGGATGCTGCCATTGTGGGATTGAACTGGAACAGGAGGGCGTGAGCCCCTCCCATTTTTATGGACAAGCAGCGCGGTATCTGTACTACCATGCATATCTCTCCATGAAGGTCGCTTGAATAGTCAGCATCCCATCAACGGTGCTGACCTGCTGATTCTGTGCTGAGTGCCCCACCCTCTATCGGTTTGCCCATTTTGTGCTGATTTTGATGACATCATCTGCTGATTCTGATCACAGCGTGATGTCATCATGCTCAAAACAGCTATGCGGTGGGCTATCAACAGATGACAGCTATCAACCACTGAGCATAGAACAATACTTAAGTAATGCCACACTCACCCATAATTAGGTGAACGCTGATGGAGGTACTCACAGCGATACTCCACAAAGAGGAGGACATGTATGTGGCAGAGTGCCCAGAGGTTGGCACAGTGAGCCAGGGCAAGACCATTGAGGAGGCTGTAAGCAACCTCAAGGAGGCCACCGAGCTTTACTTGGAGGAGTTTCCGCTGAAGGAGAGAAGTAAGACACTCCTGACAACGTTTGAGGTGGCACTCCGTGCCAAGGCTTAGGAAGGTCTCTGGGGATAAGGTAGTCAAAATCCTCTGCAACAGAATGGGGTTTGAAATCAGCGGAAGAGCTGGCAGCCACGTGAGGCTATCAAAGATGACTCCGGAGGGAAAGGTGGGGACTGTTGTTCCCATGCACGATGAGCTAAAGATAGGAACGCTGAAGGGGATTTTAAGGC from Methermicoccus shengliensis DSM 18856 encodes:
- a CDS encoding dockerin type I domain-containing protein, with translation MYMAGDANGDGVVNILDAAIVGLNWNRRA
- a CDS encoding type II toxin-antitoxin system HicB family antitoxin → MEVLTAILHKEEDMYVAECPEVGTVSQGKTIEEAVSNLKEATELYLEEFPLKERSKTLLTTFEVALRAKA
- a CDS encoding type II toxin-antitoxin system HicA family toxin translates to MPRLRKVSGDKVVKILCNRMGFEISGRAGSHVRLSKMTPEGKVGTVVPMHDELKIGTLKGILRLAKVDEEEFSKYL